A single window of Stigmatella aurantiaca DNA harbors:
- a CDS encoding serine/threonine protein kinase: protein MEMYAVRPDALIPGTLVGNWRVLQRLGHGSQGAVYRVEDVRQPREHLVLRISLRAAEGRFDQWTAQLKRAHPNVVLLHACGRWPRPRSGFFYSVRDYVKGQALTNWVETVNPTFLQGAAILSRLALAIDDMHQRDVWHRDIRPDNIRVRDGDGEPVLLDLRAGGNEEVDTLTRMPLPTELLMYRSPEALRFLRMNWGRRGVRYHFRPSDDLYALGATAYWLVTGHMPFSPALAPDVLHGALEMRMPVAPHEVNPRVPRAFSALILRLLEKEPDYRPRSGEALNAELVAAVSAGARSIWASRIFDWCRDEAGQELSPLRILRPTAPWEGSSGCPRLPRVVHFNPPYDKALLPFEPPPWCANPVPVRKCPEEPMGPWSQMM, encoded by the coding sequence ATGGAGATGTACGCAGTTCGTCCAGATGCATTGATTCCAGGAACCCTGGTGGGCAACTGGCGCGTCCTCCAACGCCTGGGACACGGCAGCCAAGGGGCTGTCTACCGGGTGGAGGATGTGCGTCAACCCCGGGAGCACCTGGTGCTACGCATCTCCCTTCGCGCGGCGGAGGGCCGGTTCGATCAGTGGACGGCCCAGCTCAAGCGAGCCCACCCCAACGTGGTGCTGCTGCATGCCTGTGGGCGCTGGCCCCGGCCCCGGAGCGGCTTCTTCTACTCCGTGCGCGACTACGTGAAGGGCCAGGCGCTGACGAACTGGGTGGAGACCGTCAACCCCACCTTCCTTCAGGGGGCCGCCATCCTCAGCCGGCTGGCGCTGGCCATCGACGACATGCACCAGCGCGATGTCTGGCACCGGGACATCCGCCCGGACAACATCCGCGTCCGTGACGGGGATGGGGAGCCGGTGCTGCTGGACCTGCGTGCGGGCGGCAACGAGGAAGTCGACACGCTCACCCGGATGCCGCTGCCCACGGAGCTGCTGATGTACCGCAGCCCCGAGGCCCTGCGCTTCCTGCGGATGAACTGGGGGCGCCGGGGCGTGCGCTACCACTTCCGCCCCTCGGATGATCTGTACGCGCTGGGGGCCACGGCGTACTGGTTGGTGACGGGGCACATGCCCTTCTCGCCGGCGCTCGCCCCGGACGTGCTCCACGGCGCGCTCGAGATGCGGATGCCGGTGGCGCCCCACGAGGTGAACCCGCGCGTCCCCCGGGCCTTCAGCGCGTTGATTCTCCGGCTGCTGGAGAAGGAGCCGGATTACCGGCCCCGCAGCGGTGAGGCCCTGAACGCGGAGCTGGTGGCGGCCGTGTCCGCGGGCGCCCGGTCCATCTGGGCCTCCCGCATCTTCGACTGGTGCCGGGATGAGGCGGGGCAGGAGCTGTCCCCGCTGCGCATTCTCCGCCCCACGGCCCCCTGGGAGGGCAGCTCCGGGTGCCCGCGCCTGCCCCGGGTGGTGCACTTCAACCCGCCCTACGACAAGGCGCTCTTGCCCTTCGAGCCCCCCCCCTGGTGTGCCAATCCGGTCCCGGTCCGCAAGTGTCCCGAGGAGCCCATGGGGCCCTGGTCCCAGATGATGTGA
- the eutB gene encoding ethanolamine ammonia-lyase subunit EutB: MQPQRVLSEESSPTPDAAEGRIPQRPELLAPGVALLEILPDEDLFGYLKRARGGFEPRLYQQLLGAANAFKEGDASIGVAAADARSRDNARLLLARTRVGDLHAHPPLEDRLHVFMTEAIDTEAQALTADWTLGRLKDFLLSAEEAAVKSVCAGLGSDVIACAVKLMSDAELTALGSKVFHPLPGSHLGARGYLGARIQPNSPTDHPDDIRWQVFNGWSFAVGDVVLGTNPVSSSPTSVAAVEAALHDVLVTFGLEEVMPHCVLAHIDVQARVEELQPGTTGIWFQSIAGTDAANGTFDVTLEKMVEYAARRTGRFGLYFETGQGADATNGQHGGCDMVLLESRKYGFARALKRRVALARVGAGHEAEPWVHVNDVAGFIGPEVFRTREQLVRCCLEDIVMGKLHGLMIGLDICSTLHMDVTLDDLGWCQDQIAPASPGYLMALPTRNDPMLSYLTTSFQDHVRLRERWGTRVDDRMWAFFQQLGVIDAQGRPTEHFGDPRWVYAQYRRRKGDTRPDAELRAEAERGMAEVHARSVALAVGHGARPWEMVAGLEQEVRGHYEDAKAGIWTELSPRFIETISQAVRLRTQAVDRRDYILHPVSGERLEASSVSRVEALRLRREARWDAQIVISDGLDPRSLMDEGHLGPFLEALRRELEAHDYRVAPEHLVVSYGRVRAGYQVGELLFGDAADPLPRALIHVVGERPGSGHHSFSVYLTAPSGKGWTGAPRPVDHDLTRVIAGISDTSVRPEDAAREALRILGELCRG; this comes from the coding sequence ATGCAGCCACAGCGGGTGTTGTCCGAGGAGTCCTCTCCCACGCCAGATGCCGCTGAAGGCCGGATTCCCCAGCGCCCAGAGCTCTTGGCGCCGGGCGTGGCCCTGCTGGAGATCCTCCCGGACGAGGACCTCTTCGGTTACCTGAAGCGCGCGCGTGGAGGCTTCGAGCCTCGCCTGTACCAGCAGCTGCTGGGCGCGGCCAACGCCTTCAAGGAAGGCGATGCGTCCATTGGCGTGGCGGCGGCGGACGCGCGGTCCCGGGACAATGCCCGGCTCCTGCTCGCGCGCACCCGGGTGGGAGACCTTCATGCCCACCCGCCCCTGGAAGACCGGCTGCACGTCTTCATGACGGAGGCGATCGACACCGAGGCCCAGGCCCTGACGGCGGACTGGACCCTGGGCCGGCTGAAGGACTTCCTGCTCTCGGCGGAGGAGGCGGCGGTGAAGTCCGTCTGCGCCGGGCTGGGCAGTGATGTCATCGCCTGCGCCGTGAAGCTGATGAGCGACGCGGAGCTCACCGCGCTGGGCAGCAAGGTGTTTCACCCGCTGCCGGGCAGCCACCTGGGCGCGCGCGGGTACCTCGGGGCGCGCATCCAGCCGAACTCGCCCACGGACCACCCGGACGACATCCGCTGGCAGGTGTTCAACGGCTGGTCCTTCGCGGTGGGGGACGTGGTGCTGGGCACCAACCCGGTGTCTTCGTCCCCCACGTCCGTGGCCGCGGTGGAGGCCGCGCTGCACGACGTCCTCGTCACCTTCGGGCTCGAGGAGGTGATGCCCCACTGCGTCCTGGCCCACATCGATGTCCAGGCGCGCGTGGAGGAGCTGCAGCCGGGCACCACGGGCATCTGGTTCCAGAGCATCGCGGGCACCGACGCGGCCAACGGCACCTTCGATGTCACCCTGGAGAAGATGGTGGAGTACGCGGCGCGGCGCACGGGCCGCTTCGGGCTCTACTTCGAGACGGGGCAAGGGGCCGACGCCACCAACGGCCAGCACGGCGGCTGCGACATGGTGCTGCTGGAGTCACGCAAGTACGGCTTCGCCCGCGCGCTCAAGCGGCGCGTGGCGCTGGCGCGGGTGGGGGCGGGGCACGAGGCCGAGCCCTGGGTGCACGTCAACGACGTGGCGGGCTTCATCGGCCCGGAGGTGTTCCGCACCCGCGAGCAGCTCGTGCGCTGCTGCCTCGAAGACATCGTCATGGGCAAGCTGCACGGGCTGATGATCGGCCTGGACATCTGCTCCACGCTCCACATGGACGTGACGCTGGATGATCTCGGCTGGTGCCAGGACCAGATCGCCCCCGCGAGCCCCGGCTACCTGATGGCGCTGCCCACGCGCAATGATCCGATGCTCAGCTACCTCACCACGTCCTTCCAGGATCACGTGCGGCTGCGCGAGCGGTGGGGCACCCGGGTGGATGACCGGATGTGGGCCTTCTTCCAGCAGCTCGGCGTCATCGACGCGCAGGGGCGGCCCACGGAGCACTTCGGGGACCCCCGCTGGGTCTACGCGCAGTACCGCCGTCGCAAGGGCGACACCCGCCCGGACGCGGAGCTGCGGGCGGAGGCCGAGCGGGGCATGGCCGAAGTCCATGCCCGCAGCGTCGCGCTCGCGGTGGGGCACGGGGCGCGGCCCTGGGAGATGGTGGCCGGGCTGGAGCAGGAGGTACGCGGCCACTACGAGGATGCCAAGGCGGGCATCTGGACGGAGCTGTCCCCCCGGTTCATCGAGACGATCTCCCAGGCGGTGCGCCTGCGCACCCAGGCGGTGGACCGGCGCGACTACATCCTCCACCCCGTCTCCGGGGAGCGGCTGGAGGCCAGCTCGGTGAGCCGGGTGGAGGCGCTGCGCCTGCGCCGGGAGGCCCGCTGGGATGCCCAGATCGTCATCTCGGATGGCCTGGACCCCCGGTCGCTCATGGACGAGGGCCACCTGGGCCCCTTCCTGGAGGCCCTGCGGCGGGAGCTGGAGGCCCATGACTACCGGGTAGCCCCCGAGCACCTGGTGGTGTCCTACGGCCGGGTGCGCGCGGGCTACCAGGTGGGAGAGCTGCTGTTCGGGGACGCGGCCGACCCGCTGCCCCGGGCCCTCATCCACGTGGTGGGCGAGCGCCCCGGCTCCGGCCACCACAGCTTCTCCGTGTACCTCACGGCCCCCTCGGGCAAGGGGTGGACGGGGGCGCCCCGGCCGGTCGACCACGACCTGACCCGGGTCATCGCGGGCATCTCGGACACGAGCGTCCGGCCGGAGGACGCCGCCCGGGAGGCCCTTCGCATCCTGGGAGAACTTTGCCGGGGGTGA
- a CDS encoding two-component system sensor histidine kinase NtrB, whose protein sequence is MAGQRTRGYLLLLPFLLLVAYAVALGLHTLRHEGNARLLGVEESTAKKVTLRMARMQMALARNLKSGQLAAVRARISELGADPHVRVALLVDDQDLVLASTRLELIGKPLQEAWPELAQPPYTERAAHARTDWTGSVDVSPDGGQLVGSYPVFLNPDTTPPRVGLLFLQHDLLALKAASRQETQRTVVQATFLFLLLAAGIGVLFHVILGRRLQKLADDVRNQMGVAPSAQSELPRTDALGNLGLAIDELAAEIGRNRQRLEENEERFQTLIERSPDAILIHREGQLVFINPAGVSMLGYERAEELQGRPMEALLPSSDEEETLTGAPLEAASAAAEVEWQHRSGRKVLGEVVAFPLVFDGKPAVVSIVRDVTERKAVQTRLRAADRMVSLGTLAAGVAHEINNPLSFMLSNLRFIDDELRALMEEGQSLASERGREVREALQETLVGGNRVNDIVKDLKTFARSNEERYGQVNVHEVLDLCANIARSELRHRARLVKEYGTLPPVLANESRLGQVFLNLIVNAAQAIPEGGDVKANEVRLTTTQDAQGWAVVAVKDTGTGISPENLGRLFDPFFTTKPAGVGTGLGLSICHGIIVALGGRITVESELGKGSTFRVFLPPAGGGAVAALPEQTPVASEQKRPEAS, encoded by the coding sequence ATGGCAGGGCAGCGCACCCGTGGGTACCTGCTGCTGCTGCCATTCCTGCTCCTGGTGGCCTACGCCGTCGCGTTGGGGCTGCACACGCTGCGGCACGAGGGGAATGCCCGCCTCCTCGGGGTGGAGGAGAGCACCGCCAAGAAGGTCACCCTGCGGATGGCCCGCATGCAGATGGCGCTGGCCCGCAACCTCAAGTCCGGGCAGCTCGCCGCGGTGCGGGCCCGCATCTCCGAGCTGGGCGCCGACCCCCACGTCCGGGTGGCGCTGCTGGTGGATGACCAGGACCTGGTCCTGGCCTCGACCCGGCTGGAGCTGATCGGCAAGCCCCTGCAGGAGGCGTGGCCCGAGCTTGCCCAGCCTCCGTACACGGAACGCGCGGCACACGCCCGGACGGACTGGACGGGAAGCGTGGACGTCAGCCCGGACGGGGGGCAGCTCGTGGGCAGCTACCCCGTCTTCCTCAACCCGGACACGACGCCCCCCCGGGTGGGCCTCCTGTTCCTTCAGCACGACCTGTTGGCGCTCAAGGCCGCCAGCCGCCAGGAGACCCAGCGGACCGTGGTGCAGGCCACCTTCCTGTTCCTGCTGCTCGCCGCGGGCATCGGGGTGTTGTTCCACGTCATCCTCGGCCGGCGGCTCCAGAAGCTGGCGGACGACGTGCGCAACCAGATGGGCGTGGCGCCCTCCGCGCAGTCCGAGCTGCCCCGGACGGATGCCCTGGGCAACCTGGGCCTGGCCATCGACGAGCTGGCGGCGGAGATCGGCCGCAACCGCCAGCGGCTCGAGGAGAACGAGGAGCGCTTCCAGACGCTCATCGAGCGCTCGCCGGATGCCATCCTGATTCACCGCGAGGGCCAGCTCGTCTTCATCAACCCGGCCGGCGTCTCCATGCTGGGGTATGAGCGGGCCGAGGAGCTGCAGGGCCGCCCCATGGAGGCGCTGCTCCCCTCGTCGGACGAGGAGGAGACGCTGACGGGGGCGCCCCTGGAGGCGGCCTCCGCGGCCGCCGAGGTCGAGTGGCAGCACCGCTCGGGGCGCAAGGTGCTCGGCGAGGTGGTGGCCTTTCCGCTCGTGTTCGACGGCAAGCCCGCGGTGGTGTCCATCGTGCGGGATGTCACCGAGCGCAAGGCCGTGCAGACGCGCCTGAGGGCCGCGGACCGCATGGTCTCGCTGGGGACGCTGGCGGCGGGGGTGGCGCACGAAATCAACAACCCCCTTTCGTTCATGCTGAGCAACCTGCGGTTCATCGACGACGAGCTGCGCGCGCTGATGGAAGAGGGGCAGAGCCTCGCCAGCGAGCGCGGGAGGGAAGTGCGGGAGGCGCTCCAGGAGACGCTCGTGGGCGGCAACCGCGTCAACGACATCGTCAAGGACCTGAAGACCTTTGCCCGGAGCAACGAGGAGCGCTACGGCCAGGTGAACGTGCACGAGGTGTTGGACCTGTGCGCGAACATCGCCCGGAGCGAGCTGCGCCACCGCGCGCGGCTCGTGAAGGAGTACGGGACGCTGCCGCCCGTGCTCGCCAACGAGTCCCGGCTGGGGCAGGTGTTCCTCAACCTCATCGTCAACGCCGCCCAGGCCATTCCCGAGGGCGGGGACGTGAAGGCCAACGAGGTCCGCCTCACCACCACCCAGGATGCGCAAGGCTGGGCGGTGGTGGCGGTGAAGGACACGGGGACGGGCATCTCGCCCGAGAACCTCGGCCGGCTGTTCGATCCGTTCTTCACCACCAAGCCCGCCGGGGTGGGCACGGGGCTGGGCCTGTCCATCTGCCACGGCATCATCGTGGCGCTGGGGGGCCGCATCACCGTGGAGAGCGAGCTGGGCAAGGGCAGCACCTTCCGGGTCTTCCTGCCCCCCGCGGGCGGAGGCGCCGTGGCGGCCCTGCCGGAGCAGACCCCGGTGGCCTCCGAGCAGAAGCGGCCGGAGGCCAGCTGA
- the pssA gene encoding CDP-diacylglycerol--serine O-phosphatidyltransferase, whose product MTTESHEKQKGRHFSMIRTFVLADFVTLGNGFSGAGAILSAMQYLATGETRWLWVAFSLMPLAFVLDALDGRIARWRFKSSPLGADLDSLADVISFGMAPAALAFAVGMRGALDVAVLLYFVACGISRLARFNVTAAQLSDGTGKVRYFEGTPIPTSLALVAVLAVATWKGRIGPGAGLLGGVWEVGAFSLHPLVLLYLVSGSAMISKTLRIPKF is encoded by the coding sequence ATGACGACCGAGTCTCACGAGAAGCAGAAAGGCCGCCATTTCTCGATGATCCGCACCTTCGTGCTCGCGGACTTCGTCACGCTGGGCAATGGCTTCTCGGGCGCGGGGGCCATCCTCTCGGCGATGCAGTACCTGGCCACCGGGGAGACGCGCTGGCTCTGGGTGGCGTTCTCGCTGATGCCGCTGGCGTTCGTGCTCGATGCGCTGGATGGGCGCATTGCCCGCTGGCGCTTCAAGTCCTCGCCCCTGGGGGCGGACCTGGACTCCCTGGCGGATGTCATCTCCTTCGGCATGGCGCCCGCGGCCCTGGCCTTCGCCGTGGGGATGCGCGGCGCGCTGGATGTCGCGGTGCTGCTCTACTTCGTGGCGTGTGGCATCAGCCGCCTGGCGCGCTTCAACGTCACGGCGGCCCAGCTCTCCGATGGCACGGGCAAGGTGCGCTACTTCGAGGGGACGCCCATCCCGACGAGCCTGGCGCTGGTGGCGGTGCTGGCGGTGGCGACGTGGAAGGGCCGCATTGGCCCCGGGGCGGGACTGTTGGGCGGCGTGTGGGAGGTGGGCGCTTTCTCGCTGCACCCGCTGGTGCTGCTCTACCTGGTCAGTGGCAGCGCGATGATCAGTAAGACACTGCGCATTCCGAAGTTCTGA